The DNA region CTAGACCCGCGGGGGCCTGCGCTGCGGGGATAACGGGGGCGTGGGGCATTTTTTTTGCGGAGGCATCGGATGCGGAAGCTTATCGACGGGATGCTGGCCAGCCTGGCGCTGCTGGCGCTAACCGGCTGTGTGGCCCCCCAGGTGAACCTCTTTCGGGACGGGACGGCGCCGCTCCGGGAATTCACCATCCAGGGCCAGGGGCGTGCGAAAATTCTGGTGATTTCCATCCGGGGCGTGATCTCGAGCGAACCCGATGAACGGATCTTGGGGGGCGTTCGCCCCAGCCTGCTGCAGGATACCGTCGCCCAGCTGCGGCGGGCCGGCGACGACCCAAACATCCGCGCCCTGGTGCTCAAGATAGAATCCCCGGGTGGATCGGTGACCGCCAGCGATATCCTCTACCACGAGATTGTCGCGTACAAGGAAAAGGCCAGGGTGCCGGTGGTGGCGGCGCTGATGGATCTGGCGACCTCCGGGGGGTACTACGTGGCCTTGCCGGCCGACCATATCGTGGCCCACCCCACCACCGTTACCGGCAGCATCGGGGTGGTCTTCATGCACCCCAAGGTCGGCGGTCTGATGGACAAGCTGGG from Desulfobacteraceae bacterium includes:
- the sppA gene encoding signal peptide peptidase SppA gives rise to the protein MRKLIDGMLASLALLALTGCVAPQVNLFRDGTAPLREFTIQGQGRAKILVISIRGVISSEPDERILGGVRPSLLQDTVAQLRRAGDDPNIRALVLKIESPGGSVTASDILYHEIVAYKEKARVPVVAALMDLATSGGYYVALPADHIVAHPTTVTGSIGVVFMHPKVGGLMDKLGLGIEVNKSGLNKDMASPFRESTPAERQMLQTLTEELGQRFMDLVIHHRPLAAAHLADIATARVYLAAQALAYNLVDQIGYLDAALSGARKLAGLPQDARVVVYRRTEFADDNLYNPASAHAGGRSEALVNLGLPRAVTSPSAGFYYLWAPAGL